The proteins below come from a single Plectropomus leopardus isolate mb unplaced genomic scaffold, YSFRI_Pleo_2.0 unplaced_scaffold2533, whole genome shotgun sequence genomic window:
- the LOC121966631 gene encoding E3 ubiquitin-protein ligase HECTD1-like gives MGAEGKFDLKLAPGYDPESAATAPSPKPISSTVSGPASSTVGPSATPAASGVTTTTTSSSSSSTSSSSQQQSWSSLVKNNCPDKGGAASLGGASSSSRKGSSSSVCSVASSSDISLSSSAGLPGTGGLRLERRAEGLLLDQGSGVGGVTGVGPEGHQHEPIVVLSSAAEGGSGSVSSSGTLTADTPAPGDEARNKDSSVATDPATAISMGLVSVSSPDVSSVSESSSKDTPSQRPLCSAANARLSVSSLLAAGAPMSSSASVPNLSSREASLMESFVRRAPNMSRTNATNNMNLSRSSSDNNTNTLGRNVMSTATSPLMGAQSFPNLTTTGTTSTVTMSTSIVTSSNNVATATTGLSVGQLLSNTLTTSLTSTSSESDTGQEAEFSLYDFLDSCRANTLLAELDDEEDLPEPDDDDDENEDDNQEDQEYEEVLEEEEYETKGGRRRTWDDDFVLKRQFSALVPAFDPRPGRTNVQQTTDLEIPPPGTPRSEVQEEVECAPSPHLSLTLK, from the exons ATGGGCGCTGAAGGGAAGTTTGACCTCAAGCTTGCTCCAGGGTACGACCCTGAGTCGGCTGCCACAGCGCCGTCACCCAAACCTATCTCATCCACTGTTTCAGGCCCCGCCTCCTCCACGGTGGGACCCTCCGCGACGCCGGCGGCCAGCGGcgtcaccaccaccaccacgtcctcctcgtcctcctccaccTCGTCCTCCTCGCAGCAGCAGTCGTGGAGCAGCCTGGTGAAAAATAACTGTCCCGACAAGGGTGGGGCCGCGTCGCTGGGCGGGGCCAGCTCCTCCAGCAGGaagggcagcagcagctcagtctGCAGCGTCGCCTCCTCCTCCGACATCAGCCTGAGCTCCTCTGCAGGGCTGCCGGGCACCGGCGGGCTGCGGCTGGAGAGGAGGGCCGAGGGGCTGCTGCTGGACCAGGGCTCAGGGGTGGGAGGAGTGACGGGCGTCGGCCCCGAAGGACACCAACACGAGCCCATCGTCGTGCTGTCCTCTGCGGCAGAGGGCGGCTCTGGCTCCGTGTCCAGCTCCGGCACGCTCACCGCCGACACGCCGGCCCCCGGCGACGAAGCCAGAAACAAGGATTCATCCGTGGCGACCGACCCCGCGACGGCGATCTCCATGGGACTTGTGAGCGTGAGCTCCCCCGACGTCAGCTCGGTGTCGGAGTCGTCCAGCAAGGACACGCCCTCCCAGAGGCCTCTGTGCTCGGCGGCCAACGCTCGGCTGTCCGTCAGCTCCCTGCTGGCCGCCGGCGCTCCCATGAGCTCCAGCGCCAGTGTGCCCAACCTGTCGTCACGGGAGGCCAGCCTCATGGAGTCCTTCGTCCGCCGTGCGCCCAACATGTCACGCACCAACGCCACCAACAACATGAACCTGagccgcagcagcagcgacAACAACACCAACACGCTGGGCAGGAACGTCATGAGTACTGCCA cttctcctctcatgGGCGCTCAGAGCTTTCCTAACCTCACCACCACCGGCACCACCTCCACCGTTACCATGTCAACCTCCATAGTAACCAGCAGCAATAACGTAGCCACGGCCACCACGGGTCTGTCGGTGGGCCAGTTGCTAAGCAACACCCTGACGACCAGCCTGACGTCCACTTCCAGTGAGAGTGACACGGGCCAGGAGGCCGAGTTCTCGCTCTATG ACTTCCTGGACAGCTGTCGTGCCAACACGCTATTGGCTGAGCTGGATGACGAGGAGGACCTCCCAGAGCCCGACGACGACGATGACGAGAACGAAGACGACAATCAGGAGGACCAGGAGTACGAGGAGGTGCTG gaggaggaggagtacgAGACCAAAGGAGGCCGCAGGAGGACGTGGGACGACGACTTCGTCCTGAAGAGACAGTTCTCAGCTCTCGTCCCCGCCTTTGACCCCCGACCAGGAAGAACCAACGTCCAGCAGACCACCGACCTGGAGATCCCCCcgccag GAACTCCTCGCTCGGAGGTCCAGGAGGAGGTGGAGTGCGCTCCGTCTCCTCACCTCTCGCTCACCCTGAAG